One Desulfobacterales bacterium genomic window carries:
- a CDS encoding PBP1A family penicillin-binding protein, with protein MFNFHLHKGKLLIIVLLVAGAICGSLAGAFFALTHDLPQIRALESFKPDAVTRIYSADKVLLAELFIEKREPVPLATIPRHLTAALVATEDRKFYKHSGVDLKGIARAIIKDIKAGEFVEGASTITQQLAKTLFLTPRKTLVRKIKEAILAFQLERRYTKDEILELYLNQVYFGSGAYGVESAAKIFFGKSVKDLDLSECALVAGMPKSPSRYSPLVNPDLAIKRRNTVLKQMRDTDIISEPVYQNAKKKPLATNSRRFGPSKAPYFVEYVRSSLERELGSSRLYKHGLSIYTTLDFQLQQTAEQGLADGLTALTERMQKTPTEKIDPQAAIVSIDVTTGGILAMVGGKDFYNSRFNRATMAYRQPGSAFKPFVYAYAIEQGFAQNKKILDAPVVYKGAQEDQDWKPQNFSLEYKGEMTLRHALAVSQNIPAVRLLQILGPQSVAQFAHQLGIKSPLASNLSLALGTSEVTLINLTAAYAVFPNKGQRIQPYGVLEVVDRQGRVIWRTKPQRRVVMSRSTAAVVTNMLEAVVKEGTGRRAQVLGKSVAGKTGTSNEYKDALFVGFSPRIIAGVWVGQDRGVSLGKKETGARAALPIWIDFMKVALQEEPHLYFDIPDDVNLIRMDPLTGLPQLDDSKPSVAALFKKGTEPQSLH; from the coding sequence ATGTTCAACTTCCACTTACATAAAGGCAAATTACTGATCATTGTCTTGTTGGTTGCCGGTGCGATCTGTGGCAGCTTAGCCGGCGCATTTTTCGCGCTCACCCATGATCTGCCCCAGATCCGTGCGCTGGAATCGTTCAAGCCCGATGCTGTTACTCGTATTTATTCCGCCGACAAGGTTCTGTTGGCCGAATTGTTCATTGAGAAGCGCGAGCCCGTACCCTTGGCAACCATTCCGCGGCATTTAACAGCAGCTTTGGTCGCCACTGAAGATCGCAAGTTCTACAAGCACAGCGGTGTTGACTTGAAAGGTATTGCCCGGGCCATTATCAAAGACATCAAGGCCGGCGAATTCGTTGAAGGTGCCAGTACGATTACCCAACAATTGGCCAAAACGCTTTTTCTGACACCCCGCAAAACACTGGTGCGTAAAATAAAAGAAGCCATATTGGCCTTTCAACTGGAGCGGCGCTATACCAAAGATGAAATATTGGAATTGTACCTCAACCAGGTTTACTTCGGCAGTGGAGCTTATGGCGTGGAATCGGCCGCCAAGATATTCTTCGGCAAATCCGTAAAGGATTTAGACTTGTCCGAATGTGCGCTGGTGGCCGGCATGCCCAAATCGCCTTCGCGTTATTCACCGCTGGTCAATCCGGATCTCGCTATCAAAAGGCGTAATACGGTTCTCAAGCAAATGCGTGACACCGACATTATTTCAGAACCTGTCTACCAAAATGCCAAAAAAAAGCCGCTCGCAACCAACAGTCGCCGATTCGGTCCCTCAAAAGCGCCCTATTTTGTCGAATATGTCAGATCTTCACTGGAACGTGAACTGGGCTCCTCGCGTCTGTATAAACACGGCTTATCCATTTACACAACGCTTGATTTCCAGTTACAGCAGACAGCTGAACAGGGATTGGCTGACGGGCTGACCGCTTTAACAGAACGGATGCAAAAAACACCAACAGAAAAAATCGATCCGCAGGCCGCCATAGTTTCCATCGATGTCACCACCGGTGGCATCCTCGCCATGGTTGGCGGTAAAGATTTTTACAATAGCCGCTTTAATCGCGCAACCATGGCGTATCGCCAGCCAGGCTCGGCTTTTAAGCCCTTTGTCTATGCCTATGCCATCGAACAAGGTTTTGCACAAAACAAAAAAATTCTGGATGCACCGGTTGTTTATAAGGGCGCACAGGAAGATCAGGATTGGAAACCGCAAAATTTTTCCTTAGAATATAAAGGCGAAATGACGCTTCGGCACGCATTGGCAGTCTCACAAAACATACCGGCGGTGCGCTTGCTACAAATCCTGGGGCCACAGTCTGTGGCCCAATTTGCGCATCAGTTGGGCATCAAGTCACCTCTGGCATCGAATTTATCTTTGGCACTGGGCACATCAGAGGTGACTTTGATAAATTTGACCGCCGCATATGCCGTATTCCCCAACAAAGGCCAAAGAATTCAACCCTACGGCGTACTGGAAGTAGTCGATCGGCAGGGACGCGTCATCTGGCGGACAAAACCTCAAAGAAGAGTGGTGATGTCACGCAGTACGGCTGCGGTTGTCACCAACATGTTAGAAGCTGTAGTCAAAGAGGGCACCGGCCGGCGTGCGCAGGTACTGGGCAAATCCGTCGCAGGTAAAACCGGCACGTCCAATGAATACAAAGACGCTTTATTTGTCGGTTTTTCGCCACGCATTATTGCCGGCGTTTGGGTGGGCCAGGATCGCGGAGTCAGTTTAGGGAAAAAGGAAACCGGTGCCCGGGCCGCTTTGCCCATATGGATTGATTTTATGAAGGTTGCCCTTCAAGAGGAACCCCATCTGTATTTCGATATTCCTGATGATGTCAACTTAATCCGCATGGATCCCCTTACCGGACTGCCTCAGTTAGATGATTCAAAACCATCCGTTGCCGCCCTGTTTAAAAAAGGCACCGAGCCTCAATCGCTCCATTAA
- a CDS encoding ATP-binding protein has product MATKTKKKCVCKKSDLELSLIQSEEKFRLLMELATDGVLVVQDGKIREVNYYLAKMCGYTIDEVLDTDLASFFHPDDIDTIEKIYEKPLEDDSALAVHELTLMCKNGLRVDVEVIAGRFIFQNKPSNLLVVRDISERSQTERELVKARQLESIAALSGGIAHDYNNLLTAIIGNITLAQTYLDPDDKVFLLLSQALRASQTAKDLTQKLITFSKGGTPDKKIADVANLVRSTTEFTLSGSNVKCNYHFAENLLPLEVDGQQIGQAIHNVIMNAREAMPQGGSLDVSAENVKSSELIPGLRNGKYIKISITDQGKGISKKNLDRIFNPYFSTKKQGDKKGTGLGLSICHSIIKKHGGNVTVSSKYNKGATFHIYLPCATCKVPDQQFGETYEQEIPIFGEGRILIMDDEAMIRKLAGELLTYLGYSVDFALNGTEAVKFYKQALESDTPFDAVILDLTVKGGMGGKKAIQQLTKIDPHVVGIVSSGYSNDPVIAEYERHGFKGVVTKPYTMGELGEKLNQALMSSQN; this is encoded by the coding sequence ATGGCAACAAAAACCAAAAAAAAGTGCGTTTGTAAAAAAAGTGACCTGGAGCTGTCTCTGATCCAGAGCGAAGAAAAATTTCGCCTTCTGATGGAGTTGGCCACCGATGGCGTATTGGTGGTGCAAGACGGTAAAATCAGGGAAGTGAATTATTACTTGGCCAAAATGTGCGGCTACACCATTGATGAGGTTTTGGACACCGATCTGGCCAGTTTCTTTCATCCCGATGATATCGACACCATCGAAAAAATATATGAAAAGCCATTAGAGGATGACAGCGCCCTGGCCGTGCACGAATTGACGCTGATGTGTAAAAACGGCCTCCGGGTGGATGTCGAAGTCATTGCGGGCCGTTTTATTTTTCAGAATAAACCGTCTAATCTGTTAGTGGTACGCGATATTTCAGAGCGCAGCCAAACTGAACGAGAATTGGTCAAGGCCCGTCAGCTGGAATCCATCGCTGCCCTCTCCGGCGGGATTGCTCACGACTACAACAACCTGCTAACAGCCATCATCGGCAATATTACGTTGGCCCAAACTTACCTGGATCCGGATGATAAGGTTTTTTTATTGCTCAGCCAAGCCTTAAGAGCTTCACAGACCGCCAAGGATTTGACCCAGAAACTGATCACATTTTCAAAAGGCGGGACACCGGATAAAAAAATCGCCGATGTCGCTAACCTGGTCAGAAGCACCACTGAATTTACCCTGAGCGGTTCAAACGTGAAATGCAATTATCACTTTGCCGAAAATCTGTTGCCGCTGGAAGTCGACGGCCAGCAGATCGGGCAGGCGATTCATAATGTTATTATGAATGCCCGTGAAGCCATGCCCCAAGGCGGATCGCTTGACGTCAGCGCCGAAAATGTAAAAAGCAGTGAACTTATACCCGGATTGCGAAATGGGAAATACATCAAAATATCCATTACCGATCAGGGCAAAGGCATTTCCAAAAAAAACCTGGATCGAATTTTCAATCCCTATTTTTCAACCAAAAAACAGGGGGATAAAAAAGGGACCGGGTTGGGGCTATCGATCTGCCATTCAATCATTAAGAAACACGGCGGCAATGTAACCGTATCGTCTAAATACAACAAAGGTGCCACCTTTCATATCTATCTGCCATGTGCCACATGTAAAGTGCCTGATCAGCAGTTTGGCGAGACCTACGAGCAGGAAATTCCAATTTTTGGCGAAGGCCGGATCTTAATTATGGATGATGAAGCCATGATCCGCAAACTGGCCGGCGAGCTGCTGACCTACCTTGGCTATAGTGTCGATTTTGCGTTAAACGGCACCGAAGCAGTTAAATTCTACAAACAGGCACTTGAGTCCGACACACCGTTTGATGCGGTTATTTTGGATTTGACCGTTAAGGGCGGTATGGGGGGCAAAAAAGCCATTCAGCAACTGACCAAAATTGATCCCCATGTGGTGGGTATCGTCTCCAGTGGTTACAGCAATGATCCGGTGATTGCCGAATATGAGCGCCATGGGTTCAAAGGCGTCGTCACCAAACCATACACCATGGGCGAGTTGGGCGAAAAATTGAATCAGGCGCTAATGAGCAGCCAGAATTAA